CGACAGGAATGATGATCGAGATGTCTCTGAAAGTAATCATAAACCTTTAACAGCACCCTTGGTTGGATGGAGGCTCGTCTGAACCGATTGATCCTTTCGGGCCACAATCAAATAAACCGTAGTGAGTCGATAGATCCCCTTCAACGCGGAAGTGCGGTGCATATCGCGTTTGGGTCAGCATGGCCGCCGTGTTGCTGCAGACGAGCACGGGCCTTCCTTTTTCAAAGAGGTGGTGATCATCCAGAGGGAAGGCTTGCGGACATTGGGGGATGGTCCCCAGGTAATAAGCCACCTGACCATAATCCTCACAGCGATCTTCCAACTTCAGCTTGAAGGCCCGAACGGTCACCGAATAAAATGAAATGCCCCCCAGTTGATGCTCAAGCCCAGGGTTTTCGATAGTAAGTTTTCTTTGTGTCACCACACGATGATCCAGGCACCCCACATCCATCATGAGTCTTCGGAAATCCTCGGCATACAACGCACCACCAAGGCACTCGCCGACCAATGTCGGATCTTTTGCCAGATGTGCTGGTATTCGCCGGTCGGAAAAGATATCCGCGAAATAGAGTTCCCCGCCGGGTTTCAACACGCGGAAGATTTCGGAAAAGACCCGCCGTTTTTCCGGCGAGAGATTGATGACACAATTGGAGACCGCGACATCAATGGACCCGGTCTTGATCCCCAATCCCTCAAGGTCTTCGATGTACCCGTTCAAGAATTCCACGTTACTCTTTTCGTGTCCGAAGGTTTGAGCGTGATAGTCGACATACTTCTTGGCAATCGCCAATTGTTCCGCCGTCATATCGACACCGATCACCTTGCCTTCCGGTCCCACGAGTTTGGAAAGGAGGAAGGTATCCCGCCCCGTTCCGCAACCGAGATCCAAAACCGTTTTTCCCTCCAACGCCGCAGGGATTGGCGAGCCGCAGCCGTAAAATTTCTCCAACACCTCCGGATGAATCTGTCTGAGGATGGGTTTCAGATGTGCGGGCATGGCATCCAGCGTGCAACAGGCGTTGGTTTTCAGGTCAGCATTGGTTTTGAGAGTCTTCCCGTAATATTGTTTTACCGTTTCCAGAGTTTGATGATTGTCCGTCATATAAGTTCTCCTCCACAAGATGACCCGGCCCCCGCCGTACAGCCAAAGCAATGGTTGGCAAAGGCGATGGGAGTCCCAAAGATTTGATCGAAGGATTCAATGTCCCAGATCGTTCGATGTTTTCTTCCAATGGGAATCTCCAACATCTGGTTAAAATCGCAATCGTAGATTTTCCCATTCCACCCGATGGAAATCAGATTTCGGCACATGACGCTCGAAGCCGCAGCGGCATTGAAACCGTTCACCAGCAGCGTCATGTATTCTTCATATTTATTTTCTCTGACCAACTGATCCAGGAATCGCTTGATCGGCATGTTGGTGATCGTGAGAAGACGGTTGAACTCGATGTCGAAGAGTTCGCGCAGTTCTTTTTTGTAATCGAGTTCGAGCTTCTCTTGTGAGGGGGGCAAAAAGGCCCCCAGCGGATTGTAAACCAGATCGAGTTCGAGTCCCGAATCGTTCTTCCCGTAACCGAGCTCATTCAATAACCGCAAGGCGCGGATACTTTTATCAAAGACACCGCTGCCTCGCTGAGCATCCACATTCTGCTTGGAATAACACGGGAGAGAGGCCACGATCTTCACTTGATGTGTTTTCAGAAAATACACGGTTTCCTCCTGACCCTTTTCGAAGAAGACCGTCAGGTTGCATCGGTCGATCACTTCCTTGTTCCGCTTTCTGGCTGCTGCAACCAAGGTGCGAAAATGCGGATTGAGTTCAGGCGCGCCTCCGGTGATATCGACGGTATGAATGGTGGGTGAGAAATCAAGGAGTTCAATCAAACGGTCCACCGTTTTCTTCTCCATGATCTCGGTCCGTTTGGGACCGGCCTCCACATGACAATGATGACAGGCCTGATTGCAGAGCTTCCCGACGTTCACCTGTAAAATTTCCAGTGGTTTTCGTGTGATGTCGATCCGATGTTCAGCCAGTTTGTTTTCAAATGAGGGGATTGGCTGGCTCATACAATCACCTCCCTTAACAGCAAAAAGAAAACGCCACTCAAGATCATGGCGACTGGTAAAGTGATCAACCATGAGGCGATGATGCTACTAATCGTTTTTACGTGGGCCTTTGACGTGGCCGCACCGATTCCAAAGAGAGCACCACAGGAGACATGGGTCGTGGACACCGGCATCCCTAAACGGGAAGCAAAGATAACAAGGAAACTTGTGACCAAATTCGCGAGAAGTCCTTCGGCGTGATTCAACTCCGTAATGTCATGGGACATCGTTTCAGCCACCTTTTTGGCATGCAGGATTCCCCCGACTCCGATAAAAAGACCCACAAGCGTCATGGCCAAGAGCGGATTAAAATAACCGCCTACCAACAAAATAGCGACGATCTTCGGCGTGTCATTTAAGCCCCTCGCAAAACTCACCGCCCCGGCGGATAAGTAGTGAAGGGCATCCAAGAGCGATCCCACATCGATTCCAAAAACATGTCCCTGATAGCGTTCCACACATTGTGCTTTCGTGCCCACGGTGACTTCGATTCCCGATGTGACGGTCATGAGGGCCTGTTCCGTCGAAATCCCTTGCGGAACAACACCTAAAACCTTGGTTCCCACACAAAGACAATTCTCTTTGGTGATGTTCAAAAAACGACCCGTTTTTCTGATGAGAGGGTAAAGAGCCATTGCTCCCAAAATCGC
This genomic interval from Deltaproteobacteria bacterium contains the following:
- a CDS encoding methyltransferase domain-containing protein, with protein sequence MTDNHQTLETVKQYYGKTLKTNADLKTNACCTLDAMPAHLKPILRQIHPEVLEKFYGCGSPIPAALEGKTVLDLGCGTGRDTFLLSKLVGPEGKVIGVDMTAEQLAIAKKYVDYHAQTFGHEKSNVEFLNGYIEDLEGLGIKTGSIDVAVSNCVINLSPEKRRVFSEIFRVLKPGGELYFADIFSDRRIPAHLAKDPTLVGECLGGALYAEDFRRLMMDVGCLDHRVVTQRKLTIENPGLEHQLGGISFYSVTVRAFKLKLEDRCEDYGQVAYYLGTIPQCPQAFPLDDHHLFEKGRPVLVCSNTAAMLTQTRYAPHFRVEGDLSTHYGLFDCGPKGSIGSDEPPSNQGCC
- the arsS gene encoding arsenosugar biosynthesis radical SAM protein ArsS (Some members of this family are selenoproteins.), which gives rise to MSQPIPSFENKLAEHRIDITRKPLEILQVNVGKLCNQACHHCHVEAGPKRTEIMEKKTVDRLIELLDFSPTIHTVDITGGAPELNPHFRTLVAAARKRNKEVIDRCNLTVFFEKGQEETVYFLKTHQVKIVASLPCYSKQNVDAQRGSGVFDKSIRALRLLNELGYGKNDSGLELDLVYNPLGAFLPPSQEKLELDYKKELRELFDIEFNRLLTITNMPIKRFLDQLVRENKYEEYMTLLVNGFNAAAASSVMCRNLISIGWNGKIYDCDFNQMLEIPIGRKHRTIWDIESFDQIFGTPIAFANHCFGCTAGAGSSCGGELI
- a CDS encoding inorganic phosphate transporter, whose product is MSFVLLSLFIGIFLAHANGANDNFKGVATLYGSGTTTYNKALAWATITTLLGSLTAVLLAKGLIVAFSGKDLVPNHILELKSFPLAVGLAAATTVWLATRFGFPISTTHSLVGSLIGAGFVASGAGIHLGQVFGTFFLPLLISPVLAILGAMALYPLIRKTGRFLNITKENCLCVGTKVLGVVPQGISTEQALMTVTSGIEVTVGTKAQCVERYQGHVFGIDVGSLLDALHYLSAGAVSFARGLNDTPKIVAILLVGGYFNPLLAMTLVGLFIGVGGILHAKKVAETMSHDITELNHAEGLLANLVTSFLVIFASRLGMPVSTTHVSCGALFGIGAATSKAHVKTISSIIASWLITLPVAMILSGVFFLLLREVIV